In Collimonas arenae, a single genomic region encodes these proteins:
- the xdhA gene encoding xanthine dehydrogenase small subunit, translating to MSAIKSTTDNVIRFFYRGEVHTVDQATPTRTILQHLREDLHCTGSKEGCAEGDCGACTVVIGEQTADGVTLKSVNSCIQFLPTLDGKALYTVEDLKQDDGALHPVQQAMVECHGSQCGFCTPGFVMSLWDLYLKNDGSQAPSCGSAKQCKPHSQPIPRKDIDIALSGNLCRCTGYRPIIDAAHRMGELPAVGFDRQALAQALQPLQREEMFVYKQGNQTFYAPRTLAQLVEVRAAYPSARILAGSTDVGLWVTKQMRDLGDIIYLGQVAELNVLEVRDQQLEIGAGVTLNDAYAEICKLYPELSEMWQRFASLPIRNAGTLGGNVANGSPIGDSPPWLIALGAQVVLRGPAGQRVMPLEALYLDYMKKDMQADEFVEALRIPLPYAGRHFRTYKLAKRFDQDISAVCAAFSITLDGDKITDIRIAFGGMAATPKRAALTEAALRGQKWNEETLEAAVALMTDDYKPLSDMRASSEYRMKTSQNLLRRFWLETRIDAPLRTDQVNPFVCA from the coding sequence ATGTCCGCAATTAAGTCCACCACCGATAATGTCATCCGCTTTTTCTACCGTGGTGAAGTCCATACTGTAGATCAGGCGACGCCTACCCGCACTATCTTGCAACACCTGCGTGAAGACCTTCACTGCACCGGTAGCAAGGAAGGCTGCGCCGAAGGCGATTGCGGCGCCTGTACCGTCGTCATCGGTGAACAGACTGCAGATGGCGTCACGCTGAAATCGGTCAATTCCTGCATCCAGTTCTTGCCGACGCTTGATGGCAAAGCACTGTATACAGTCGAAGACCTGAAGCAAGACGACGGCGCCTTGCATCCGGTACAACAAGCCATGGTCGAATGCCACGGTTCGCAATGCGGTTTCTGTACACCGGGTTTTGTGATGTCGCTGTGGGACTTGTACCTGAAGAATGATGGCAGCCAGGCTCCTTCCTGCGGCTCGGCAAAACAATGCAAGCCACATTCGCAACCGATACCGCGTAAGGATATCGATATCGCCCTGTCGGGCAACCTGTGCCGCTGCACCGGCTATCGTCCAATCATCGACGCGGCGCACCGTATGGGCGAACTGCCCGCAGTCGGTTTTGATCGCCAGGCATTGGCACAAGCCCTGCAGCCTTTGCAACGCGAAGAAATGTTTGTCTACAAACAGGGCAACCAAACTTTCTATGCACCACGCACGCTGGCGCAACTGGTCGAAGTACGCGCTGCATATCCGAGCGCACGCATCCTGGCCGGCTCAACCGATGTCGGCTTGTGGGTCACCAAACAGATGCGTGATTTGGGCGACATCATTTATCTCGGCCAGGTGGCTGAGCTGAATGTACTGGAAGTTCGCGACCAGCAACTTGAAATTGGCGCGGGCGTGACGCTGAACGATGCTTACGCAGAAATCTGCAAGCTCTATCCTGAGCTGTCGGAAATGTGGCAACGCTTCGCCTCCCTGCCTATCCGTAACGCGGGCACTCTGGGCGGCAATGTCGCCAACGGTTCGCCGATCGGCGACTCACCGCCATGGCTGATCGCTCTGGGCGCACAAGTCGTATTGCGTGGTCCAGCCGGACAACGGGTGATGCCGCTGGAAGCGCTGTATCTGGATTACATGAAGAAAGACATGCAAGCCGATGAGTTCGTCGAAGCCCTGCGGATTCCGCTGCCGTATGCCGGACGACATTTCCGCACCTACAAACTGGCGAAGCGCTTTGACCAGGATATCTCTGCCGTCTGTGCTGCTTTCTCGATCACTTTGGACGGCGACAAGATCACCGATATCCGTATTGCCTTCGGCGGCATGGCCGCAACCCCGAAACGCGCAGCACTGACCGAAGCCGCGCTGCGCGGTCAAAAGTGGAACGAAGAAACGCTGGAAGCCGCAGTCGCTTTGATGACGGACGATTACAAACCGCTTTCCGACATGCGCGCCTCCAGTGAATACCGGATGAAGACATCGCAAAACCTGCTGCGCCGGTTTTGGCTGGAAACCCGTATCGATGCGCCGTTGCGTACTGATCAGGTAAATCCTTTCGTGTGTGCTTAA
- a CDS encoding helix-turn-helix domain-containing protein yields the protein MSFSQRLTSFRKEQGFTQQQMADKIGMHVSQFKRYEGGNARPNIDVFRRIALALNVSADTLLFEAGERNPEDRLKLQFEAMLKLDEHERDAMELVIASVLHMHDAKRWTQVPIQENPIDRINDPATK from the coding sequence ATGAGTTTTTCTCAACGCTTGACATCGTTTCGTAAAGAGCAGGGTTTCACCCAACAGCAAATGGCGGACAAGATCGGCATGCACGTCTCGCAATTCAAACGCTATGAAGGTGGAAATGCGCGACCCAACATCGATGTATTTCGACGTATTGCATTGGCATTGAATGTGAGCGCCGATACGCTTCTTTTTGAGGCAGGCGAACGCAATCCAGAGGATCGCCTGAAATTGCAATTCGAAGCAATGCTGAAGCTCGACGAACATGAGCGCGATGCAATGGAGCTAGTCATTGCCAGCGTTTTGCACATGCACGATGCCAAGCGCTGGACCCAAGTCCCCATCCAAGAGAACCCTATAGATCGGATCAACGACCCTGCAACAAAATGA
- a CDS encoding SymE family type I addiction module toxin gives MAKHDHTRDNPMSKAQDKRERLTVSFYQEEDPDIFWIRLYGPTLKRTGFTWDSKMSVRVMDGCLVITSN, from the coding sequence ATGGCTAAGCACGATCATACGCGAGACAATCCCATGTCGAAAGCACAAGATAAACGAGAGCGGCTCACCGTTTCCTTCTATCAGGAAGAAGATCCCGACATATTCTGGATTCGCCTGTATGGTCCAACATTGAAACGGACCGGCTTTACGTGGGATTCTAAGATGAGTGTAAGGGTGATGGACGGCTGTCTTGTGATTACTAGCAATTAA
- a CDS encoding NCS2 family permease: protein MQLLEKFFKLKENGTDVRTELIAGLTTFLTMAYIIFVNPSILGDAGMPKGAVFVATCVAAAIGTLVMALYANYPIALAPGMGLNAYFSYAVVKGMGVSWEVALGAVFISGCLFIIVSLVGIRGMIVNGIPPTIRTAITAGIGMFLGFIALKSSGLVVANPATFVQIGDLHQIPVILSIFGFLLIVVLDHLKIKGAILIGILTVTVLSFLVGGNTFNGVVAMPPSIEPTLFKLDIMGALSMGVLNIVLVFFLVEMFDATGTMMGVANRAGLLVNGKMARLNKALLADSTAIVAGTFLGTSSTTAYVESAAGVQAGGRTGLTSLAVGVLFLAALFISPLAGAVPAYATAPALFYVAGLMLRELVHLNWEDSTESVPAVITVLMIPFTYSIANGIAFGFISYAALKLFTGRAKQVPVMVWIIAAIFLYKFIHLGGD, encoded by the coding sequence ATGCAATTGCTCGAAAAATTCTTCAAGCTGAAAGAAAACGGCACCGACGTCCGCACCGAACTGATCGCCGGCCTCACCACCTTCCTGACGATGGCTTACATCATCTTCGTCAATCCGTCGATCCTCGGCGACGCCGGCATGCCGAAAGGCGCAGTGTTCGTCGCCACCTGCGTAGCCGCCGCGATCGGCACGCTGGTCATGGCGCTGTATGCCAACTACCCGATCGCCCTGGCGCCAGGCATGGGTCTCAACGCCTACTTTTCCTACGCTGTAGTGAAGGGCATGGGCGTGTCCTGGGAAGTGGCGCTGGGCGCCGTCTTTATCTCCGGCTGCCTGTTCATCATCGTCAGCCTGGTCGGCATCCGCGGCATGATCGTCAACGGCATTCCACCCACCATACGGACCGCGATCACCGCCGGCATCGGCATGTTTCTTGGCTTTATCGCGCTCAAGAGTTCCGGCCTGGTGGTCGCCAATCCGGCCACCTTTGTCCAGATCGGCGACCTGCACCAGATCCCGGTGATCCTGTCGATATTCGGTTTCCTGCTGATCGTGGTGCTGGATCATCTCAAGATCAAGGGCGCCATCCTGATCGGCATTCTGACCGTCACCGTGCTCAGTTTCCTGGTGGGCGGCAATACCTTCAACGGCGTGGTGGCCATGCCGCCATCGATAGAGCCAACCTTGTTCAAGCTCGACATCATGGGCGCGCTATCGATGGGCGTGCTTAATATAGTGCTGGTGTTCTTCCTGGTAGAGATGTTTGACGCAACCGGCACCATGATGGGCGTGGCCAATCGCGCCGGCCTGCTGGTCAACGGCAAGATGGCGCGTCTTAACAAGGCGTTGCTGGCGGATAGCACTGCGATCGTGGCCGGCACTTTCCTGGGCACTTCCAGCACCACTGCCTATGTCGAAAGCGCAGCCGGCGTACAGGCAGGCGGCCGTACCGGCCTGACTTCGCTGGCGGTTGGTGTGTTGTTCCTGGCAGCCTTGTTCATCTCGCCGCTGGCCGGCGCGGTGCCAGCGTACGCCACTGCACCGGCCTTGTTCTACGTCGCCGGCCTGATGCTGCGTGAACTGGTGCACCTGAACTGGGAAGATTCCACCGAAAGCGTACCGGCCGTGATCACCGTGCTGATGATCCCGTTTACCTATTCCATTGCCAACGGCATTGCCTTCGGCTTCATCTCTTATGCAGCCTTGAAATTGTTCACTGGTCGCGCCAAGCAGGTGCCGGTCATGGTCTGGATTATTGCGGCGATTTTCCTGTACAAGTTCATTCACCTGGGTGGGGATTGA
- a CDS encoding retron St85 family effector protein, producing the protein MELLLEEFKKAVDPNKTRIINVPPRFAVFGGTLDDARDGSPFVSERNLFVTSIHKFHPDLSERLIVPEIYPEWNSFGIYDDLLTFEEDLGHLTSLVILFLESPGSLAELGAFVKIPSLRSQLQIVVRSGEIQKRNSFIWLGPLKNLQNEHADCIHAFPHTTVAELEPHLAVLFESIREVITSKSPSFKFSSTDPRSKFLVIADLLELFVALKKGELIDLLSHFGISINRKALDQAVFLLKIFDLIDEGKYGKTDYILSKFRRETFIDFDSYANSAHPFDRGRFQIKVLEAIRADRWRRSFLPPALQKLASEADPK; encoded by the coding sequence ATGGAGTTATTGCTAGAAGAGTTTAAGAAGGCAGTTGACCCGAATAAGACTCGGATAATAAACGTGCCGCCAAGATTTGCTGTTTTTGGCGGCACGCTTGATGACGCTCGAGATGGAAGTCCTTTTGTTTCAGAAAGGAACCTTTTTGTAACGTCGATTCATAAATTTCACCCAGATCTGAGCGAGCGCTTAATTGTTCCAGAGATTTACCCAGAATGGAACTCATTCGGCATCTACGATGATCTTCTTACCTTCGAAGAAGATCTTGGGCATCTTACAAGTTTAGTTATCTTGTTTCTGGAGTCTCCTGGTTCCCTTGCAGAGTTGGGTGCGTTCGTAAAGATACCAAGTCTTCGCAGTCAGTTGCAAATCGTTGTTCGTAGTGGGGAAATACAAAAGCGAAATTCATTTATTTGGCTTGGCCCTTTAAAGAATCTCCAGAACGAACATGCGGACTGCATTCATGCGTTTCCACACACTACCGTTGCAGAACTCGAACCCCATCTAGCGGTGCTTTTTGAAAGCATCCGTGAAGTGATAACTTCCAAGTCCCCATCATTCAAATTTTCCTCGACAGATCCCCGTTCAAAATTTCTAGTAATCGCGGATCTTCTGGAGCTATTTGTCGCCTTAAAAAAAGGCGAGTTAATAGATCTGTTAAGCCACTTTGGAATCTCAATTAATCGAAAAGCGTTAGATCAGGCTGTTTTTTTGCTAAAAATATTTGATTTAATAGATGAAGGAAAATACGGTAAAACAGATTACATTCTTTCGAAATTCAGACGTGAAACTTTTATCGACTTCGACTCTTACGCCAATTCGGCGCACCCGTTTGATCGCGGCCGATTCCAGATAAAAGTATTGGAGGCGATTCGGGCTGACCGTTGGCGGCGGAGTTTCCTGCCACCTGCGCTCCAAAAATTGGCATCTGAGGCGGATCCAAAATGA